A window of the Cystobacter fuscus genome harbors these coding sequences:
- a CDS encoding GNAT family N-acetyltransferase, which translates to MTDAELTARLRANLLALKALQTRTTALRGLELPGVRALCLPGRGIPLFQQQVLYTHPEALAPALPRLEAWYRDQHVPAWRVLVTPGDSHAESALAAAGYAPEGGMPAMGLSLAPTPSSRLPPGLTVERSEDPREVIALNRRCYPPGIMDFLGVWEGESPPDVPLHGVLVREAGRVLSVGLALDLDDTAGVYMVATHPDARRRGLGALVMEGLHADALARGRAASVLQSSEEGVGMYQHVGYRHLGTWVNWVRRAGQVAPGAVPG; encoded by the coding sequence ATGACGGACGCTGAACTCACCGCGCGCCTGCGCGCCAATCTGCTGGCCCTCAAGGCCCTGCAGACGCGCACCACGGCCCTGCGGGGGCTCGAGCTGCCAGGAGTCCGGGCCCTGTGCCTGCCCGGCCGGGGTATTCCCCTCTTCCAGCAACAGGTGCTGTACACCCACCCGGAGGCGCTCGCTCCCGCCCTGCCCCGGCTGGAGGCGTGGTACCGCGACCAGCACGTGCCCGCCTGGCGCGTGCTCGTCACCCCGGGGGACTCCCACGCCGAGTCCGCCCTGGCCGCCGCCGGCTACGCGCCCGAGGGCGGCATGCCCGCCATGGGCCTGAGCCTCGCGCCCACTCCGTCCTCCCGCCTCCCTCCGGGGCTCACCGTGGAGCGCTCCGAGGACCCGCGCGAGGTGATCGCGCTCAACAGGCGGTGCTACCCCCCGGGCATCATGGACTTCCTGGGCGTCTGGGAGGGTGAATCGCCGCCGGACGTCCCGCTGCACGGGGTGCTCGTGCGCGAGGCGGGCCGGGTGCTCTCCGTGGGATTGGCGCTCGATCTGGACGACACCGCGGGCGTGTACATGGTCGCCACGCACCCCGACGCGCGCCGCCGGGGACTGGGAGCGCTGGTGATGGAGGGCCTGCACGCGGATGCGCTCGCGCGCGGCCGCGCCGCCTCCGTCCTCCAGTCGTCCGAGGAGGGAGTCGGCATGTACCAGCACGTCGGCTACCGGCACCTCGGGACGTGGGTCAACTGGGTGCGCCGCGCCGGGCAGGTGGCTCCAGGGGCAGTTCCAGGATGA
- a CDS encoding ATP-binding protein, whose protein sequence is MTTPLRVLLVAGEPNDEARVVEALREGGHGELQACVVRTAGELGAALERGPWEVLVCGEGSPGLDAVTVLDAVRERDLEVPLLVLSEHRDERGAGEVMKAGARDCFSRASLGRLPAVVARELEVSRLRRERSLMARVGEVLAGSLDFQETLQQVARLMVPELADWCSVYAPDDKGQLELVVLANEDPEWVERGRDLDRLFPLVPEASSGSALTWRTGQAQWVPELRAEHLLAWARSPEHLRVVTGLRLHSAVCVPLRGRRESQGVMTLFATGDRAAFTAADLALFQDVGRRAALALENARLYHEAQEAIHLRDDFLAVAAHELRTPLTTLGLQLGSLVQRSRSESPALCERLERGLRQVRRLGSLVESLLDVSLLSTGELPLSPERVDLGELVGEVMERFQAEAEAVGCGLRVSVAPGLVGQWDRMRVEQVVSSLVANALKFGPRQPVEVRGEEAGDRARVVVEDQGIGVPAEHLERIFERFGRAVSSRSYGGLGLGLYLARRAAEAHGGRVWAEQRPEGGARFILELPLEPPARRGAPS, encoded by the coding sequence ATGACGACGCCCCTGCGCGTCCTGCTGGTGGCGGGAGAGCCGAACGACGAGGCTCGGGTGGTGGAGGCTCTGCGCGAGGGCGGCCACGGTGAACTCCAGGCGTGCGTCGTGCGCACCGCCGGGGAACTGGGCGCGGCGCTGGAGCGGGGGCCGTGGGAGGTGCTCGTGTGTGGCGAGGGCTCCCCGGGCCTCGACGCCGTGACGGTGCTGGACGCCGTGCGCGAGCGCGACCTGGAGGTTCCGCTCCTGGTCCTCTCCGAGCACCGGGACGAGCGCGGGGCCGGTGAGGTGATGAAGGCGGGGGCGCGGGATTGCTTCTCCCGGGCGTCCCTGGGCCGGCTGCCGGCGGTGGTGGCCCGTGAGCTGGAGGTGTCGCGCCTGCGCCGCGAGCGCTCGCTGATGGCGCGCGTGGGCGAGGTGTTGGCGGGCTCGCTGGACTTCCAGGAGACGCTGCAGCAGGTGGCGCGGCTGATGGTGCCGGAGCTGGCGGACTGGTGCTCCGTCTACGCTCCCGACGACAAGGGACAGCTCGAGCTGGTGGTGCTGGCGAACGAGGATCCCGAATGGGTGGAGCGGGGCCGTGACCTCGACCGGCTCTTCCCGCTCGTGCCGGAGGCCAGCTCGGGCTCCGCGCTGACCTGGCGCACGGGCCAGGCGCAGTGGGTGCCGGAGCTCCGGGCCGAGCATCTGCTGGCCTGGGCGCGCTCGCCGGAGCATCTGCGCGTGGTGACCGGGCTGCGCTTGCATTCGGCCGTCTGCGTCCCCCTGCGGGGGCGGCGGGAGAGCCAGGGGGTGATGACCCTGTTCGCCACGGGAGATCGGGCGGCCTTCACGGCCGCGGACCTGGCGCTCTTCCAGGACGTGGGGCGCCGCGCCGCGCTCGCGTTGGAGAACGCGCGGCTCTACCACGAGGCGCAGGAGGCCATCCACCTGCGCGATGACTTCCTGGCCGTGGCCGCGCATGAGCTGCGCACGCCGCTGACCACGCTGGGGTTGCAGCTCGGCTCGCTGGTGCAGCGCTCGCGGAGTGAGTCCCCGGCCCTGTGCGAGCGGCTGGAGCGGGGGCTGCGTCAGGTGCGGCGCCTGGGCTCGCTGGTGGAGTCGCTGCTGGACGTGTCGCTGTTGTCCACGGGCGAGCTGCCCCTGTCTCCCGAGCGGGTGGACCTGGGCGAGCTGGTGGGCGAGGTGATGGAGCGCTTCCAGGCGGAGGCCGAGGCGGTGGGCTGTGGCCTGCGGGTGAGCGTGGCGCCGGGGCTGGTGGGCCAGTGGGACCGGATGCGCGTGGAGCAGGTGGTGTCGAGCCTGGTGGCCAACGCCCTCAAGTTCGGTCCACGCCAGCCGGTGGAGGTGCGCGGCGAGGAGGCCGGGGACCGGGCGCGCGTGGTGGTGGAGGATCAGGGCATCGGCGTGCCGGCGGAGCACCTGGAGCGCATCTTCGAGCGCTTCGGACGGGCGGTGTCCTCGCGCTCGTACGGGGGACTGGGGCTGGGGTTGTACCTGGCGCGCCGGGCGGCCGAGGCACATGGTGGCCGCGTCTGGGCGGAGCAGCGCCCGGAAGGCGGCGCGCGCTTCATCCTGGAACTGCCCCTGGAGCCACCTGCCCGGCGCGGCGCACCCAGTTGA